A stretch of the Vitis vinifera cultivar Pinot Noir 40024 chromosome 16, ASM3070453v1 genome encodes the following:
- the LOC100242054 gene encoding uncharacterized protein LOC100242054, with product MVSQRQRLARQIYKKAHPELFPKAEPAAPKDPTKKKKKKSKLKPKRAEMKGPKSTEKSDKSKLRKHPLRVPGMKPGESCFICKAKDHIAKHCPEKAQWERHKICLLCRQRGHSLKNCPDKGEEKLDKKLCYNCGETGHSLANCPQPLQEGGTKFASCFICNERGHLSKNCPKNSHGIYPKGGCCKICGGVTHLAKDCPNKGCNNSPVAAIAGGIKHEERPKVTKFVSGDDLDDDFMVADTYTGYKEKSSEAKVHPTPESKNSHVKPKKKQGPNVVNFVG from the exons ATGGTGAGCCAAAGGCAAAGGCTTGCTCGCCAAATCTACAAAAAGGCGCACCCGGAACTGTTCCCAAAAGCCGAGCCAGCAGCCCCCAAAGACCcaaccaagaagaagaaaaagaagagcaAGTTGAAGCCCAAGAGAGCAGAGATGAAAGGACCCAAGTCCACAGAGAAATCAGATAAATCAAAGCTTAGAAAACACCCACTTAGAGTTCCAGGCATGAAACCTGGCGAGAGCTGTTTCATCTGCAAAGCTAAAGACCATATCGCCAAACATTGCCCCGAGAAAGCTCAGTGGGAAAGGCACAAg ATATGTTTGCTTTGTCGACAACGTGGACACAGTCTCAAGAACTGCCCTGATAAGGGTGAGGAAAAGTTGGATAAAAAATTGTGTTATAACTGTGGGGAAACAGGGCACTCACTTGCTAATTGCCCCCAACCTCTTCAAGAAG GGGGAACGAAATTTGCCAGTTGCTTTATTTGTAATGAGCGTGGACATTTGAGTAAGAACTGCCCCAAAAATTCTCATGGGATCTATCCAAAG GGCGGTTGTTGTAAAATATGTGGTGGGGTTACACATTTGGCCAAAGATTGTCCTAACAAAGGCTGCAACAACAGTCCAGTTGCTGCAATTGCTGGAG GTATTAAACATGAAGAGAGGCCAAAGGTAACCAAGTTTGTGAGTGGAGACGATCTTGATGATGACTTTATGGTAGCTGACACATATACTGGCTATAAAGAGAAGTCTTCTGAGGCAAAAGTTCATCCAACTCCTGAGTCGAAAAACAGTCAtgtaaaaccaaaaaagaagcAAGGTCCTAACGTTGTGAATTTTGTAGGATGA
- the LOC104882201 gene encoding actin-depolymerizing factor 1, whose amino-acid sequence MANSASGMAVNDECKLKFLELKAKRNHRFIVFKIEEKIQQVVVEKLGSPDESYDAFTSSLPANECRYAVFDFDFTTDENCQKSKIFFIAWAPDTSRVRSKMLYASSKDRFKRELDGIQVELQATDPSEMSLDIVKSRAL is encoded by the exons ATG GCAAATTCGGCATCTGGAATGGCGGTGAATGATGAGTGTAAGCTCAAGTTCTTGGAGCTAAAAGCAAAGAGGAACCACAGGTTCATTGtattcaagattgaggagaagATTCAGCAGGTGGTGGTTGAGAAGCTTGGAAGCCCAGACGAAAGCTATGATGCTTTCACCTCCTCTCTCCCTGCTAATGAATGTCGCTATGCTgtctttgattttgattttaccACTGATGAGAACTGCCAGAAAAGCAAGATTTTCTTCATTGCATG GGCACCGGATACATCGAGGGTGAGAAGTAAGATGCTGTATGCGAGCTCCAAGGATAGATTCAAGAGGGAATTGGATGGAATTCAAGTCGAGTTGCAAGCAACGGATCCAAGTGAAATGAGCCTTGACATTGTAAAATCACGGGCACTGTAA